Proteins co-encoded in one Setaria viridis chromosome 9, Setaria_viridis_v4.0, whole genome shotgun sequence genomic window:
- the LOC117840268 gene encoding callose synthase 10 isoform X2, which yields MSSSRRRRGGGPERAADNWERLVRAALKRDRDHLRAGGAAGGLGLAAAVPASLGRTTNIEQILQAADDIEDEDPNVARILCEQAYTLAQNLDPSSAGRGMLQFKTGLQSVIKQKLAKKDGAAIDRQNDIQVLWNFYLDYKSRRRVDDMQREQERLRESGTFSTEMGARAMEMKKVYVTLRALLDVLEILVGQSPTDRLHRQILEEIKKIKRSDAALRGELIPYNIVPLDAPSSVTNIIGFFPEVRAATTAIQNCEDLPRFPYDAPQLRQKDIFDLLQYVFGFQDDNIRNQRENVVLTLANAQSRLGLLVETEPKIDEKAVTEVFCKVLDNYMKWCRYLGKRVAWTSLEAVNKNRKIILVALYFLIWGEAANVRFLPECLCYIFHNMAKELDGILDSSEAEPAKSCITSDGSTSYLEKIITPIYETMAAEANNNNGGKAAHSDWRNYDDFNEYFWSRSCFELSWPPAEGSKFLRKPAKRKRTGKTNFVEHRTFLHLYRSFHRLWIFLLLMFQGLAIIAFRHGKINIDTFKVLLSAGPAFFILNFVECCLDVLLMIGAYKTARGFAISRLVIRFFWLTAVSTFVTYLYVKVLEERNARNSDSTYFRIYGLVLGGYAAVRIVFALMAKIPACHRLSSFSDRSQFFQFFKWIYQERYYVGRGLYESIRDYARYVIFWLVILACKFTFAYFLQIKPLVEPTNIIVQLHDLKYSWHDLVSRGNKNALTILSLWAPVLAIYLMDIHIWYTLLSALVGGVMGARDRLGEIRSIEMLHKRFESFPEAFAKNLSPRRISIGPVAQDSEITKMYASIFSPFWNEIIRSLREEDYISNREMDLLMMPSNCGNLRLVQWPLFLLTSKIMLANDYASDCKDSQYELWYRISKDEYMAYAVKECYYSTEKILHSLVDAEGQRWVERLFRDLSDSIAQGSLLVTINLRKLQLVLTRLTGLTGLLIRNETAGLAAGVTKALLELFEVVTHEFLAPNLREQFDTWQLLLRARNEGRLFSKIFWPNDPELKEQVKRLHLLLTVKDSAANIPKNLEARRRLQFFTNSLFMDMPDAKPVSEMIPFSVFTPYYSETVLYSMSELCVDNEDGISILFYLQKIYPDEWANFLERIDRGESSEDDFKDNPSDTLELRFWVSYRGQTLARTVRGMMYYRRALMLQSYLEKRYLGGIEDGNSAAQYIDTQGYELSPDARAQADIKFTYVVSCQIYGQQKQMKKQEAADIALLLQRNEALRVAFIHEEDSVSNDGHATKEYYSKLVKADVHGKDQEIYSIKLPGNPKLGEGKPENQNHAIIFTRGDAIQTIDMNQDNYLEEAMKMRNLLEEFRNAHGNHGIRDPTILGVREHVFTGSVSSLASFMSKQETSFVTLGQRVLAYLKVRMHYGHPDVFDRIFHITRGGISKASRVINISEDIYAGFNSTLRQGNITHHEYIQVGKGRDVGLNQIALFEGKVAGGNGEQVLSRDVYRLGQLFDFFRMLTFFFTTVGYYVCTMMTVLTVYIFLYGRVYLALSGLDYSISRQARFLGNTALDAALNAQFLVQIGVFTAVPMIMGFILELGLMKAVFSFITMQLQFCSVFFTFSLGTRTHYFGRTILHGGAKYHATGRGFVVRHIKFAENYRLYSRSHFVKALEVALLLIIYIAYGYTKGGSSSFILITISSWFLVMSWLFAPYIFNPSGFEWQKTVEDFDDWTNWLLYKGGVGVKGDNSWESWWEEEQAHIRTFRGRFLETILTLRFLMFQYGIVYKLKITAHNTSLAVYGFSWIVLLVMVLLFKLFTATPKKSTALPTFVRFLQGLLALGIVAGIALLIVFTRFTIADLFASALAFIATGWCVLCLAITWKRVVKTLGLWDSVREIARMYDAGMGALIFVPIVFFSWFPFVSTFQSRILFNQAFSRGLEISLILAGNKANQ from the exons atGTCGTCGTCCAGGCGCCGGAGGGGCGGGGGCCCCGAGCGGGCGGCGGACAACTGGGAGCGCCTCGTGCGGGCCGCGCTCAAGCGGGACCGGGACCACCtccgcgccggcggggcggcagGAGGGTTggggctggccgccgccgtgccggcctCGCTCGGCCGGACCACCAACATCGAGCAGATCCTGCAGGCCGCAGACGACATCGAGGACGAGGACCCCAACGTCGCGCGGATCC TTTGTGAACAAGCCTATACACTGGCTCAAAATCTTGATCCCAGCAGCGCGGGGAGAGGGATGCTTCAGTTCAAGACAGGTTTACAATCTGTTATTAAG CAAAAACTTGCTAAGAAGGACGGAGCTGCGATAGACCGGCAAAATGACATTCAAGTTCTATGGAACTTTTATCTGGATTACAAGAGTCGGCGTCGGGTTGATGATATGCAACGTGAACAGGAGAGACTGAGAGAGTCGGGAACATTCAGTACAGA AATGGGAGCTAGGGCTATGGAAATGAAGAAAGTTTATGTTACTTTGAGGGCTTTGCTTGATGTTCTGGAAATTCTTGTTGGGCAATCACCAACAGATAGACTTCATAGACAAATTCTAGAGGAG ATAAAGAAAATCAAAAGATCTGATGCAGCCTTGAGGGGTGAACTTATTCCGTACAATATTGTACCCCTGGATGCACCATCGTCGGTAACAAATATTATTGGTTTTTTCCCCGAG GTCAGGGCTGCAACAACAGCGATTCAAAACTGTGAGGACCTGCCACGGTTCCCTTATGATGCGCCACAACTAAGGCAAAAAGACATTTTTGACCTTTTGCAATATGTATTTGGCTTCCAG GATGATAATATTCGAAACCAACGTGAAAATGTTGTACTTACACTAGCCAATGCTCAGTCCCGGCTCGGCCTGCTTGTTGAAACAGAACCA AAAATTGATGAGAAGGCCGTCACTGAAGTTTTTTGCAAAGTTCTGGACAACTACATGAAATGGTGCAGGTACTTGGGAAAGCGCGTGGCCTGGACAAG CCTTGAAGCAGTAAATAAGAACCGAAAGATCATATTGGTTGCTCTCTACTTTCTGATTTGGGGTGAAGCTGCGAATGTTCGTTTTCTCCCAGAATGCTTATGCTACATTTTCCACAAT ATGGCAAAGGAACTCGATGGAATTCTTGACTCATCTGAAGCTGAACCTGCAAAGAGTTGTATTACTAGTGATGGTTCCACCTCATATCTGGAGAAAATAATCACCCCAATATATGAAACCATGGCAGCG GAGGCTAACAATAATAATGGTGGAAAAGCTGCACATTCTGATTGGAGGAATTATGATGACTTCAATGAATATTTTTG GTCGCGTTCATGCTTTGAGCTTAGTTGGCCACCCGCTGAGGGTTCCAAATTTTTGCGCAAGCCTGCTAAGAGGAAGCGT ACAGGAAAGACCAATTTTGTTGAACATCGTACTTTTCTGCACTTGTACCGCAGTTTCCATCGCTTGTGGATTTTTCTACTATTAATGTTTCAG GGCTTAGCTATTATCGCCTTTCGCCATGGGAAGATAAACATTGACACCTTTAAAGTACTACTTAGTGCTGGACCAGCCTTTTTCATACTGAACTTTGTTGAGT GCTGCTTGGACGTGTTGCTCATGATTGGTGCATATAAGACAGCAAGAGGTTTTGCCATCTCAAGATTAGTTATCCGGTTCTTTTGGTTAACTGCAGTTTCAACATTTGTAACTTATCTTTATGT GAAAGTCTTGGAAGAGAGAAATGCAAGGAACTCTGATTCAACTTATTTCCGGATTTATGGTCTTGTTCTTGGTGGTTATGCTGCTGTTCGGATTGTGTTTGCACTAATGGCCAAGATCCCTGCTTGTCACAGGCTTTCTAGTTTTTCTGATCGGTCACAGTTTTTCCAATTTTTCAAGTGGATATACCAG GAGCGATATTATGTTGGACGGGGACTTTATGAGAGTATAAGAGATTATGCCAG ATATGTGATTTTTTGGCTTGTCATACTGGCCTGCAAATTTACTTTTGCATATTTTCTCCAG ATTAAGCCTTTAGTTGAACCAACCAATATAATTGTTCAACTCCATGATTTGAAGTATTCCTGGCATGATCTTGTATCAAGGG GAAATAAAAATGCTTTGACCATTCTAAGTCTTTGGGCACCTGTCTTGGCT ATATACCTGATGGACATCCACATTTGGTACACACTCTTATCGGCTCTTGTTGGTGGTGTTATGGGTGCTAGAGATCGTCTTGGGGAG ATTCGTTCGATAGAAATGCTTCATAAACGTTTTGAGAGCTTTCCAGAAGCATTTGCTAAAAACCTTTCCCCTCGAAG GATATCGATCGGACCAGTTGCTCAG GATTCAGAAATTACTAAGATGTATGCCTCGATATTTTCCCCGTTTTGGAATGAGATTATCAGGAGCTTGCGCGAAGAAGACTATATCAGCAACAG GGAAATGGACTTGCTTATGATGCCAAGTAATTGTGGAAATTTAAGACTTGTACAATGGCCACTGTTTCTGCTGACTAGCAAG ATTATGTTGGCAAATGACTATGCTTCTGACTGTAAAGACTCACAATATGAGCTATGGTATAGAATATCAAAAGATGAATACATGGCTTATGCTGTCAAGGAATGTTACTACAGCACCGAAAAAATTCTTCACTCGTTGGTTGATGCTGAAGGGCAGCGCTG GGTTGAAAGGCTTTTCCGAGATCTCAGTGACAGTATAGCACAGGGTTCACTTTTAGTGACTATAAATCTCAGGAAGTTGCAGTTAGTCCTGACAAGGCTTACGGGTTTGACAGGTCTTCTG ATACGCAACGAGACTGCTGGTCTTGCAGCTGGTGTTACAAAAGCTCTCCTTGAGCTTTTCGAGGTTGTGACGCATGAATTTCTTGCACCAAATCTGAG GGAACAGTTTGATACATGGCAATTATTATTAAGAGCTAGAAATGAAGGACGTCTATTCTCTAAGATTTTTTGGCCAAATGATCCGGAACTG AAAGAACAGGTTAAGCGTCTACACTTACTTTTGACTGTCAAAGATTCTGCGGCTAACATTCCAAAAAATCTTGAAGCTCGGAGAAGATTACAATTTTTCACCAATTCTCTATTCATGGACATGCCAGATGCAAAGCCTGTATCTGAGATGATCCCTTTCAG TGTCTTTACCCCCTACTACAGTGAGACTGTACTTTATAGCATGTCGGAGCTTTGTGTTGACAATGAAGACGGCATTTCAATACTTTTCTACCTTCAGAAAATATACCCTG ATGAGTGGGCTAACTTCTTAGAACGAATTGACCGAGGCGAATCATCAGAAGATGATTTTAAGGATAACCCAAGTGACACCTTGGAACTCCGGTTTTGGGTGTCCTATCGTGGCCAAACTTTGGCAAGGACAG TGCGTGGTATGATGTACTATAGAAGAGCTTTGATGTTACAAAGTTACCTGGAGAAGCGATACCTTGGAG GTATTGAAGATGGCAATTCTGCAGCACAATATATTGACACTCAAGGCTATGAGTTGTCTCCTGATGCTCGGGCCCAAGCAGATATAAAATTTACTTATGTCGTTTCATGCCAAATATATGGACAGcagaaacaaatgaaaaaacaagAGGCTGCTGATATTGCTCTCTTACTGCAAAG AAACGAGGCTCTTCGGGTTGCTTTCATACATGAAGAGGATAGTGTGTCAAATGATGGACATGCTACAAAAGAGTATTATTCCAAGCTTGTAAAGGCCGATGTTCACGGCAAAGATCAA GAAATATACTCCATCAAACTGCCTGGGAACCCCAAGCTTGGTGAGGGGAAACCGGAAAACCAGAACCATGCTATAATCTTCACTCGAGGAGATGCAATACAGACGATTGATATGAACCAG GATAACTACCTGGAGGAGGCGATGAAAATGAGAAATTTGCTTGAGGAATTTCGTAATGCTCATGGAAACCATGGCATAAGGGATCCCACAATCTTAGGTGTGAGGGAGCATGTTTTCACGGGGAG TGTCTCTTCCCTGGCATCGTTTATGTCCAAACAAGAAACCAGTTTTGTTACTTTGGGGCAACGAGTTCTTGCTTACCTCAA GGTTAGAATGCACTATGGACATCCTGATGTCTTTGATCGAATATTTCACATAACCCGAGGTGGCATTAGCAAGGCGTCCCGAGTGATTAATATAAGTGAAGATATATATGCTG GGTTCAATTCGACTCTGCGCCAAGGGAACATCACGCACCATGAATATATTCAG gTTGGGAAAGGTCGGGATGTTGGCTTGAACCAAATTGCACTTTTTGAGGGGAAAGTAGCTGGAGGCAACGGCGAGCAAGTTCTCAGCCGAGATGTGTATCGACTGGGGCAGCTATTTGACTTCTTCAGGATGCTAACCTTCTTTTTCACCACTGTTGGTTATTATGTCTGCACAATG ATGACTGTTCTAACTGTGTACATCTTCTTGTACGGAAGGGTTTATTTG GCACTCTCTGGACTGGACTACTCAATATCTCGCCAGGCTAGGTTTTTGGGGAACACTGCACTAGATGCTGCTTTGAATGCTCAGTTTCTGGTCCAAATTGGTGTTTTTACAGCAGTACCAATGATAATGGGTTTCATTTTGGAGCTGGGGCTAATGAAG GCTGTTTTCAGTTTTATTACAATGCAGCTCCAGTTTTGCTCAGTCTTTTTCACCTTTTCACTTGGAACAAGAACACATTACTTTGGTAGAACAATCCTTCATGGTGGTGCAAAG TATCATGCTACTGGAAGAGGATTTGTTGTTCGCCACATAAAGTTTGCTGAAAATTATAGGCTTTACTCTCGAAGCCACTTTGTTAAAGC GCTCGAGGTTGCTCTCCTCCTCATCATTTACATTGCGTATGGCTACACGAAGGGCGGTTCATCTTCATTTATTCTGATAACTATCAGTAGCTGGTTCCTTGTTATGTCCTGGCTTTTTGCGCCATACATATTCAACCCCTCTGGTTTTGAGTGGCAGAA GACTGTGGAGGACTTCGATGACTGGACAAACTGGTTACTTTATAAAGGTGGAGTTGGGGTAAAGGGTGACAATAGTTGGGAAAGTTggtgggaggaggagcag GCTCATATCCGGACTTTCAGAGGACGTTTTCTAGAGACAATCCTGACCCTCAGATTTCTCATGTTTCAGTATGGCATTGTGTACAAGCTTAAGATTACGGCGCATAATACATCCCTTGCA GTCTATGGTTTCTCATGGATTGTTCTCCTTGTTATGGTTCTCCTTTTCAAG CTTTTTACTGCAACTCCAAAGAAGTCAACTGCCTTGCCGACTTTTGTTCGGTTTCTACAGGGCCTCCTTGCTCTTGGGATTGTTGCAGGAATCGCCCTACTTATTGTTTTCACCCGGTTCACAATTGCTGATTTATTTGCGAGTGCACTTGCTTTTATAGCAACTGGTTGGTGTGTTTTATGT CTGGCCATCACATGGAAGAGGGTAGTGAAAACCCTTGGCCTGTGGGATTCTGTACGCGAGATTGCACGGATGTACGATGCAGGAATGGGGGCCCTCATTTTTGTGCCCATCGTTTTCTTCTCATGGTTCCCCTTTGTGTCAACCTTCCAGTCACGTATCCTGTTCAACCAAGCCTTCAGTCGTGGATTGGAGATCTCACTCATCCTGGCAGGGAACAAGGCGAATCAGTAG